Proteins from a single region of Juglans microcarpa x Juglans regia isolate MS1-56 chromosome 5S, Jm3101_v1.0, whole genome shotgun sequence:
- the LOC121266847 gene encoding protein DEHYDRATION-INDUCED 19-like, producing the protein MDSDFWTSRLTAAKRQYTHQHNHQSSHLDRLNIDDFELEDDVRPDFTCPYCYEDFDIVSLCSHLEDEHSYESKVTVCPICSVKVARDVLSHITLHHGHLFKLQRRRRLRRVAIPNSQALSLLGRDLREAHLQALLGGGGHRSNNSNVSAAAADPFLSSFILNFPASETEEISKSVVNGAEDTSAKHAAPAHIWKSSFDPSLSYEEREKRMRQAAGRAGFMQDLLFSTLLND; encoded by the exons ATGGATTCTGACTTCTGGACCTCGCGTCTCACCGCCGCCAAGCGCCAATACACGCATCAGCACAACCATCAGAGTTCCCACTTAG ATCGGTTGAACATCGATGATTTTGAGCTAGAGGACGATGTCCGACCTGATTTTACATGCCCGTATTGCTACGAGGACTTCGACATCGTGTCGCTGTGTTCGCATCTCGAAGATGAGCACTCGTACGAGTCCAAAGTCACC GTTTGTCCTATTTGCTCTGTTAAAGTTGCTCGGGATGTGTTAAGTCATATCACACTGCATCATGGGCACTTGTTCAAG TTGCAGAGACGTCGCAGGTTACGTAGAGTAGCAATTCCTAACAGTCAGGCACTATCACTACTGGGCCGGGATCTTCGTGAGGCTCATCTGCAGGCACTTCTAGGGGGTGGTGGACATCGGTCAAACAATTCTAATGTGTCTGCTGCAGCTGCTGATCCATTCTTATCatcatttattttgaattttcctgCATCTGAAACAGaagaaatatcaaaatctgTGGTAAACGGTGCTGAGGACACTTCTGCCAAACATGCTGCACCAGCACATATATGGAAATCAAG TTTTGATCCTTCTTTGAGTTACGAAGAACGGGAAAAAAGGATGAGACAAGCTGCTGGGAGAGCTGGTTTTATGCAAGATCTTCTTTTCTCGACTCTGTTGAATGACTAA